In Diorhabda sublineata isolate icDioSubl1.1 chromosome 4, icDioSubl1.1, whole genome shotgun sequence, a single window of DNA contains:
- the LOC130443349 gene encoding putative transporter svop-1, with protein sequence MSGEFYLHFEDVLPKTGWGLYYKFMIGMACASCFANASAFLCIPIAIPLSSCETEITPNILYAVFISFTIGRSFGGIVDCFCDIFGRKRLLTQSLVVNFVTTFMAAFAYNSYMIIFAVFFLGSSLEHQRTVVKIHLAEILPTKKRGRYLALCDLFWMLGFLQASVVAYYFASPSYVEHRVIDMRVTTWRMMFAISGGINLILACATALLEESPRFFLHAKKDYLAVLTLKQFYAINKSSYGNSFDIKEDDIMNTVLDYGLLYQSDNTGCLRITFDIMSMVGKGMKLLFSRPFLTVTLPLIALQTSLSILNIVSMNILMAKLVTSENLSSGLDVVYLHPYENNTMCPRIGENKLFYNFLMISTNVIIGEISAIWILDRVGRKIPLYIECLLMPKGFLSM encoded by the exons ATGTCAGGAGAATTTTACTTACATTTTGAAGACGTTTTACCAAAAACTGGATGGGGTTTATACTACAAATTCATGATTGGAATGGCTTGTGCTTCGTGTTTTGCCAATGCATCTGCATTTCTTTGTATACCAATAGCAATTCCTCTGTCATCTTGTGAAACGGAAATCactccaaatattttatacGCAGTTTTCATCAGTTTTACAATTGGAAGGAGTTTTGGTGGAATTGTCGATTGTTTTTGTGatatatttggaagaaagaGACTTTTAACCCAGAGTTTAGTAGTGAATTTTGTGACTACTTTCATGGCAGCATTCGCTTACAACAgttatatgattatttttgcAGTTTTCTTTTTAGGAAGCTCATTGGAACACCAAAGAACAGTGGTAAAAATTCATCTAGCAGAAATATTACCAACGAAAAAGCGCGGACGTTATTTAGCTTTATGTGACTTATTTTGGATGTTGGGATTTCTACAAGCTTCAGTTGTAGCATATTATTTCGCTAGTCCAAGTTACGTGGAACATAGAGTAATTGACATGCGGGTTACAACATGGAGAATGATGTTTGCTATATCTGGAGGAATCAATTTGATATTGGCTTGTGCAACAGCTTTACTAGAAGAGAGTCCAAGGTTCTTTTTGCACGCTAAAAAGGATTACCTAGCTGTGTTAACATTGAAACAATTTTACGCTATCAACAAATCTAGTTATGGTAACTCTTTTGATATAAAAGAAGATGACATTATGAACACCGTTCTTGACTATGGTCTACTTTACCAATCGGATAATACAGGATGTCTCAGAATAACGTTCGATATAATGAGTATGgtaggaaaaggcatgaaattattattttcaagacCATTTTTAACAGTGACGTTACCCCTAATAGCTCTTCAAACTTCCCTTTCCATTTTGAATATAGTGagtatgaatattttaatgGCAAAATTAGTAACAAGTGAAAATTTGAGTAGTGGTCTCGATGTTGTTTATTTACATCcatatgaaaataatacaatGTGTCCACGTATAGGCGAGAATAAGCTTTTCTATAACTTTCTCATGATATCTACTAACGTAATAATTGGAGAAATTTCCGCGATATGGATTTTAGATCGCGTCGGTCGGAAAATCCCTTTATATATAG aatgtctcctTATGCCGAAAGGTTTCCTTAGCATGTAG